Below is a genomic region from Cetobacterium sp. ZOR0034.
TTAAAGAAAAGATAGAGTATTTAAAAGATAAAATTAAGGGTAAATAAAAATAGGGGATAGAAAATCTATTCCCTTATTTTATAATATAGTAAAAAATCAAGGAGAAAATAATGATATCAATAGCATTAGTTTTAACAGCGGCTATTTTTTTAGTAATAGCAATATTGTTTGGGATGAATAGAGCAATCTCAGCATTGCCAGCACTATTTTTTATAATGTTACTAATTTCTTTTTTTGGAGTTATGGTAATTCAGTTTTTCCCAGTAATTCTTATGTTTTTAGTGATTAGATACTTTATAAACAAATTTATAAATAAAAAAAATCCAAGAAAAAAAACTTTTTATTATCAATCTTATACTCAAAAAGATTTCGAGGATATGTTTAGAAATCAAGGAAATCAGTATGGTGGAAGTTATCAAGGTGGTTACCAAAACAATCCGTTTGGAACATTTGAAGACAAAAGTAAATACTATGCGATTCTTGGAGTAAAGGAAGGGTCTACACCTGAAGAGATAAAAAAAGCGTATAGAGAGTTAGCAAAAAAACATCATCCAGATAGATATGCAAATGCAGATGCCGAAATTAGAGAGATGCACGAAAGAAAATTTAAAGAGATAAATGAAGCTTATGAAAAACTTCAATAATTATAAATATTTTTTTTTGCAAAAATGTTAAATCTTGTGGTACAATGTAAAAGTTGAATAAAATGGAGGGTATGATGAGTTTAAAGACACTGATTTTAGCAGCAGGAAAAGGAACAAGAATGAAATCTGAGCTGCCAAAAGTTTTACATAAAGTTTGTGGAGTACCGATGGTACAAAAAATCGTTAATACATGCAGTAAAATTGGTTCTATTGAAAATATACTTATATTGGGGCATAAAAAAGAAGAGGTATTGAAAGTACTTCCAAATATGCAGTATGTAGTTCAAGAGGAGCAATTAGGAAC
It encodes:
- a CDS encoding J domain-containing protein, whose product is MISIALVLTAAIFLVIAILFGMNRAISALPALFFIMLLISFFGVMVIQFFPVILMFLVIRYFINKFINKKNPRKKTFYYQSYTQKDFEDMFRNQGNQYGGSYQGGYQNNPFGTFEDKSKYYAILGVKEGSTPEEIKKAYRELAKKHHPDRYANADAEIREMHERKFKEINEAYEKLQ